In a genomic window of Candidatus Parvarchaeota archaeon:
- a CDS encoding 50S ribosomal protein L24, which produces MIIVGVIMTESRQPRKQRKFQATRPLHLKRSALHLHLSKELRNKLGTKKRSVLANSGDRIKIIKGEFAGKEGKIARVSYNDCAVYVEGITSRTAKGTEKLRPIKPANIELVDGDFAKADRKSMIAR; this is translated from the coding sequence ATGATTATTGTCGGTGTTATTATGACTGAATCAAGGCAGCCAAGAAAGCAGCGCAAGTTCCAGGCAACGCGCCCGCTGCACCTGAAAAGAAGCGCGCTTCATTTGCACTTGTCCAAAGAGCTGAGAAACAAGCTTGGCACAAAAAAAAGGTCGGTGCTTGCAAACAGCGGGGACAGGATAAAAATAATCAAAGGGGAGTTTGCAGGGAAAGAGGGCAAAATTGCAAGGGTAAGCTACAACGACTGCGCGGTCTATGTCGAGGGCATAACCTCAAGGACCGCAAAGGGAACTGAAAAGCTTCGCCCAATCAAGCCCGCCAACATTGAGCTTGTTGACGGGGATTTTGCAAAGGCTGACAGGAAATCCATGATTGCGAGATGA
- a CDS encoding 50S ribosomal protein L14, with protein MKGLTATVTKGLTTGTVMQCIDNSGAKIISIIGAKTYRGKRALYPKVGVGDIVTVSVKKGTPTMRKKVVKAVIVRQKKEYRRPNGTRIQFEDNAAVLIDDQGLPVGTEIKGVVAREVAERFPKVAAVAAAVM; from the coding sequence ATGAAAGGACTTACGGCAACTGTCACAAAGGGCCTGACAACAGGGACTGTCATGCAGTGCATTGACAATTCCGGGGCTAAGATAATCAGCATAATCGGGGCAAAGACATACAGGGGAAAGCGCGCGCTTTACCCGAAAGTCGGAGTCGGCGACATTGTCACCGTCTCCGTGAAGAAAGGCACCCCGACAATGAGGAAAAAAGTCGTCAAGGCAGTCATTGTGAGGCAGAAGAAGGAGTACAGGAGGCCAAACGGGACCCGCATACAATTCGAGGACAATGCCGCTGTCCTGATTGACGACCAGGGGCTTCCGGTGGGGACTGAAATCAAGGGAGTTGTGGCCCGCGAGGTGGCTGAAAGGTTCCCAAAAGTGGCTGCAGTTGCAGCCGCAGTGATGTAG
- a CDS encoding 30S ribosomal protein S17, whose amino-acid sequence MEKCNDVNCFRHGQLSTRGHTSVGIVVSDRVKRTAIIEKDALQYIPKYKRYARRKSRIPAHNPDCIKAVLGNEVVIAECRKISKTKAWTIVEVIEKKEGKKKAK is encoded by the coding sequence ATGGAGAAATGCAATGATGTCAACTGTTTCAGGCACGGTCAGCTTTCAACAAGGGGCCACACTTCTGTTGGGATTGTGGTGTCGGACAGGGTCAAAAGAACCGCAATCATTGAAAAAGACGCACTGCAGTACATTCCAAAGTACAAAAGGTACGCAAGGAGAAAAAGCAGGATTCCGGCGCACAACCCAGACTGCATAAAGGCCGTGCTTGGAAACGAGGTAGTCATTGCCGAGTGCAGGAAGATATCAAAGACAAAGGCGTGGACGATTGTAGAGGTAATCGAGAAAAAAGAGGGCAAGAAAAAGGCCAAGTGA